A portion of the Candidatus Neomarinimicrobiota bacterium genome contains these proteins:
- the carA gene encoding glutamine-hydrolyzing carbamoyl-phosphate synthase small subunit — protein MTDKNSAVLLLDDGRSFQGWSFGAKGETVGEVCFNTGMTGYQEILTDPSYCGQIVTMTSPHIGNYGVNPEDVESDRIQVAGFVVKEETENPSNWRATQSIGDYLREHDIVGIQGIDTRALTRHIRTEGAMNGIISSADQNLDSLKEKLSAVPSMAGLDLARNVTTAERYEWSGNGKGKLKVAAIDYGIKLNILRLLENNGCDVTVFPAQTSAEELLEFKPNGIFLSNGPGDPAAVDYAIKTVKNLLGKTPIFGICLGHQILALALGAETFKLKFGHRGINHPVKNLETGIVEITSQNHGFAVDLDSLPANVIPTHVNLNDNTSEGIRCKDIPAFSVQYHPEASPGPHDSRYLFRQYIDMMAKKVGIT, from the coding sequence GTGACTGACAAGAATTCTGCAGTTCTGCTATTGGATGACGGCCGCTCTTTTCAGGGATGGAGCTTTGGCGCCAAGGGAGAAACTGTCGGCGAAGTCTGCTTCAACACGGGTATGACCGGCTACCAGGAGATTCTCACCGACCCGTCTTACTGTGGTCAGATCGTCACCATGACCTCTCCTCACATCGGCAACTACGGCGTCAATCCTGAAGATGTAGAATCTGATCGCATCCAAGTTGCCGGCTTTGTAGTCAAGGAAGAGACAGAAAACCCGTCCAACTGGCGGGCGACCCAGTCAATTGGAGATTATCTTCGTGAACACGATATCGTCGGAATTCAGGGGATCGACACCCGGGCCCTTACCCGCCACATCCGGACGGAAGGGGCCATGAATGGAATCATCTCTTCGGCGGATCAGAATCTTGATAGCCTGAAAGAAAAACTGTCTGCAGTACCTTCCATGGCTGGCTTGGACTTAGCCAGAAATGTGACCACTGCAGAAAGGTATGAGTGGTCCGGGAACGGGAAAGGAAAGTTAAAAGTTGCCGCTATTGATTATGGGATAAAACTAAATATTCTCCGCTTACTGGAAAACAACGGCTGTGATGTGACTGTATTCCCAGCGCAGACATCTGCTGAAGAGTTACTTGAGTTCAAGCCAAACGGAATTTTCCTCTCCAACGGTCCCGGCGATCCGGCAGCGGTGGACTATGCCATCAAGACGGTGAAGAATCTGTTAGGGAAGACACCGATCTTCGGCATCTGTCTGGGACACCAGATTCTGGCGCTGGCGTTAGGAGCGGAAACCTTCAAGCTGAAGTTTGGCCACCGGGGCATCAATCATCCCGTGAAAAACCTGGAAACGGGCATTGTGGAAATCACCAGCCAGAACCACGGTTTTGCGGTGGATCTGGACAGTCTGCCGGCAAATGTGATTCCAACTCACGTGAATCTGAACGATAATACATCGGAAGGAATCCGGTGCAAGGATATTCCGGCGTTTTCAGTGCAGTACCACCCGGAAGCGAGCCCGGGACCCCACGACAGCCGATATTTGTTTAGACAGTACATTGACATGATGGCGAAGAAGGTGGGGATTACCTGA
- a CDS encoding ABC transporter ATP-binding protein, whose product MILRTEHLSKSFGPRKAVDDLSLEISEGAIFGFLGPNGSGKSTTIRMMTTLIKPDAGEVFINGQSVQRAKHGAMEGVGALIERPDFYRHLSAETNLQMLARMDGISFQLIPAALERVGLLDRAHDRIKHYSQGMRQRLGIAQALLASPRLLILDEPTNGLDPQGMKEVRDLIRELSEEGITIFLSSHLLDEVQKVCSHVGIVHLGRLITSGTMDELLSGSDFFVTEVRVSPLEETKALLDRQDWIHRCDVEHDVLKVNLAPDRNGEMVRLLVENGCAVEAVIPRTSLEDVFLSKTGTESTI is encoded by the coding sequence ATGATTCTGCGAACTGAACACCTGAGCAAATCTTTCGGTCCCCGGAAGGCGGTTGATGATCTATCGCTGGAAATCTCTGAGGGAGCCATTTTCGGTTTTCTGGGTCCCAACGGTAGCGGCAAGTCCACTACCATCCGGATGATGACTACCCTCATCAAGCCTGATGCTGGTGAAGTGTTTATCAACGGGCAATCAGTCCAGAGAGCAAAGCACGGAGCGATGGAGGGCGTGGGAGCGCTCATCGAGAGACCGGACTTCTACAGGCACCTGTCGGCGGAGACCAATCTGCAGATGCTGGCGCGCATGGACGGGATATCTTTTCAGTTAATACCAGCTGCTCTGGAACGGGTCGGCCTGCTGGATAGAGCGCACGATCGCATCAAACACTATTCTCAGGGAATGCGCCAGAGGCTCGGCATCGCGCAGGCGCTTCTCGCCAGTCCGAGGCTTCTCATCCTTGATGAGCCGACCAACGGACTTGATCCTCAGGGGATGAAGGAGGTGCGGGACCTCATTCGTGAGCTGAGCGAAGAAGGGATTACCATCTTCCTGTCATCCCACCTGCTTGATGAAGTGCAGAAGGTCTGCAGTCATGTGGGCATCGTTCACTTGGGCCGGCTGATCACCAGCGGCACCATGGATGAACTGTTGTCTGGCTCTGACTTCTTTGTGACGGAGGTGAGGGTTTCACCTCTGGAGGAGACGAAAGCTCTTCTCGATAGACAGGACTGGATTCATCGATGTGATGTTGAACATGACGTACTGAAGGTTAATTTGGCGCCGGATCGAAACGGGGAGATGGTACGACTGCTGGTAGAAAACGGCTGCGCGGTGGAAGCAGTAATTCCAAGGACGTCTCTGGAAGATGTGTTTCTCTCCAAGACAGGTACAGAAAGCACGATATGA
- a CDS encoding ABC transporter permease subunit, which translates to MIGLIYNELLKIVGRWRSYIGFIGIAVTMPLILWGFSIGGESIHRDYARELDDTFIIVGTVFNAFLATYIVMNSLWIHVPFLVALAAGDSVASEGAAGTFRIVLTRSVSRLKIMVAKLLATYIYTAALIIFLALMSLGLGAVWLGTGDLIVFDKGILILSQEEAWLRMGLSFGLAILVMFVVATLCFMFSAMVNNGIGPIIGAMFIIVIGYIITAIPLDLLESIEPYSFVSYFDVWQQAFKEPIPWWQIGKSLSVLGLYTASFIAVGVVMFLRRDIKT; encoded by the coding sequence ATGATCGGATTAATCTATAACGAACTTCTGAAGATTGTCGGCCGGTGGCGAAGCTACATCGGCTTTATCGGTATTGCAGTTACGATGCCGCTCATTCTGTGGGGATTTTCCATCGGCGGCGAGAGTATCCATCGGGATTATGCCCGCGAACTGGATGATACGTTTATCATAGTAGGCACCGTATTCAATGCGTTCCTGGCAACCTACATTGTGATGAATTCTCTCTGGATCCATGTGCCGTTTTTGGTGGCGCTGGCCGCCGGTGACTCGGTTGCGTCAGAGGGGGCAGCGGGGACCTTCCGCATCGTGCTCACAAGGTCTGTCAGCAGGCTGAAAATTATGGTGGCAAAACTGTTGGCTACCTACATCTATACTGCCGCACTGATCATATTTCTTGCGCTGATGAGTCTCGGCCTGGGGGCGGTATGGCTCGGCACCGGCGATCTGATCGTTTTCGACAAGGGAATTCTGATCCTGTCCCAGGAAGAGGCGTGGCTCAGGATGGGTCTCTCTTTCGGATTGGCAATCCTCGTGATGTTTGTGGTCGCCACCCTCTGCTTCATGTTCTCCGCCATGGTCAATAACGGCATAGGTCCCATCATCGGCGCCATGTTTATCATCGTCATCGGTTACATTATCACGGCCATACCGCTCGATCTGTTGGAGAGCATCGAACCCTACTCTTTTGTCTCCTATTTCGATGTGTGGCAGCAAGCGTTCAAAGAACCGATTCCGTGGTGGCAGATTGGCAAGAGTCTAAGTGTGCTGGGACTCTATACGGCAAGCTTCATTGCGGTCGGTGTAGTTATGTTCTTGCGCAGGGACATCAAGACGTGA
- a CDS encoding prenyltransferase: MRNQVLPSEAINKSGAVMVNVAMWGQALRIIPRITHEEWEELDIISRWLVASRAAVFVMTFISAALAGLFAQLHGQFTWLPWVLVTMGLIMAHASNNLINDFIDFVKGVDRDNYSRTQYGPQTVESGLLSKGQILTYIAVTGILAVIPGIVLAISGGRDVWLLMFVGAFFVLFYTWPLKYIGMGEMAVMLVWGPLMIGGGYLVITGVWDWNVVIASLPYAISVTTVLFGKHIDKIEDDRERGIHTLPVIIGEKAARYAVLLMMASQYALIVYLVVVGFLSPIMLVVLLGLTRFWNIQSLFRQPKPDSPPDEYEGNWPLWFVSLAFWHNRRYGALFMFGLLTEVFIRAL, encoded by the coding sequence TTGAGGAATCAGGTTCTTCCAAGTGAAGCAATCAACAAAAGTGGAGCGGTGATGGTAAATGTAGCCATGTGGGGTCAGGCGCTGCGCATTATTCCCAGGATTACCCATGAGGAGTGGGAGGAGCTGGATATTATCTCGCGCTGGTTGGTCGCCAGCCGGGCGGCCGTATTCGTTATGACGTTCATTTCGGCAGCATTGGCGGGGCTCTTTGCCCAGCTGCACGGTCAGTTTACCTGGTTGCCGTGGGTTCTTGTCACAATGGGGCTGATTATGGCGCATGCGTCTAACAACCTCATCAACGATTTTATTGACTTTGTGAAGGGGGTTGACAGGGATAATTACTCCCGGACACAGTACGGACCGCAAACAGTGGAAAGCGGTCTATTGAGCAAAGGTCAAATTTTGACCTATATTGCAGTGACTGGTATCTTGGCTGTTATCCCGGGGATTGTTCTCGCCATCAGTGGCGGCAGGGATGTCTGGCTACTCATGTTTGTCGGCGCCTTTTTTGTTCTGTTCTACACTTGGCCGCTGAAATATATCGGTATGGGTGAAATGGCTGTGATGCTGGTGTGGGGACCGCTTATGATTGGCGGCGGCTATTTAGTGATTACAGGAGTGTGGGACTGGAACGTCGTGATAGCTTCTTTACCCTACGCCATTAGCGTCACAACAGTCCTGTTCGGTAAACACATCGACAAGATCGAGGACGATCGGGAAAGAGGTATTCACACATTGCCGGTGATCATTGGCGAAAAGGCGGCACGGTATGCGGTGCTGTTGATGATGGCCTCCCAATATGCCCTGATAGTATATCTGGTGGTGGTAGGATTCCTTTCGCCGATCATGCTGGTTGTACTGCTAGGCTTGACGAGATTCTGGAATATCCAGTCTCTCTTTCGCCAGCCGAAGCCTGACTCTCCGCCAGACGAATACGAGGGGAACTGGCCGCTATGGTTCGTTTCTCTCGCTTTCTGGCACAACCGCCGTTATGGAGCACTTTTCATGTTTGGTTTGCTTACGGAAGTATTTATTCGGGCGCTATAG
- the carB gene encoding carbamoyl-phosphate synthase large subunit, whose translation MPKRTDIESILIIGAGPIVIGQACEFDYSGTQATRALKEEGYRVILVNSNPATIMTDPNLAHRTYIEPITTEYVAAIIEKEKPDAILPTVGGQTALNLAMDLHREGVLQNHNVQLIGAQVEAIEKAENRERFKETMDATGIETARGGFVYSWQEAETLIKKMEFPVIIRPSFTLGGTGGSVAYNSDEFRKLVENGLNASPITEVLIEESLLGWKEFELEVIRDKADNAIIICSIENVDPMGVHTGDSVTVAPAMTLTDKEFQQMRNWAIQCLRTIGVETGGSNVQFAVNPDTGRMIIIEMNPRVSRSSALASKATGFPIAKVAAKLAVGYTLDELPNDITGKTLAAFEPTIDYIVTKVPRFDFEKFPSASGHLGVQMQSVGEVMAIGRTFRESLQKAFRSLEVGLDGLEPKLPAAGDPDVSRARTLDMTTLRFASAFRLLKVRQAFLDGQSIEDVFSETKIDPWFLQQIQQLVEAQDSDRPEATLRRLKHDGFSDKQIGRMTGETESEIRHKRKKEKVLPIYKVVDTCAAEFEARTPYCYSTYDEENEITPLECESEGSCGKVMILGGGPNRIGQGIEFDYCCVQAVFGLKEIGYKTIMVNCNPETVSTDFDLVDRLYFEPVTYEDVLNIVEFEKPDGVLVQFGGQTPLKIANALADAGVPIIGTSPENIDMAEDREKFGGVVDRLDVVCPKYGTGRTLEEVVEVAERIGFPVLARPSYVLGGRAMEIVYSKEQLIDYIARSADVTEGHPILIDEFLEDAFEFDVDALCDGKSVHIGGIMQHIEEAGIHSGDSACVLPPYKITTAAMEEIIRITESLALELRVVGLINLQFAYKDGQVYVLEVNPRASRTVPFVSKATNVPLARIAAQLATGKRLNEYDLKPWDDNHHIAVKEAVLPFNKFPDESIFLSPEMKSTGEVMGISGTFGQSFRRATISAGNAIPQEGTVFISVNDRDKMNVIPIARDLHEMEFTVVATSGTAKELNRNGIPAESIYKVGEGRPNVVDGVKNSDIQMVINTPLGQQSRYDEESIGRACIQKGIMVITTLSGAAAAVRGIRTLQRGKLTVRSLQEYFPSD comes from the coding sequence GTGCCAAAACGAACTGACATAGAATCGATTTTAATCATCGGCGCCGGACCTATCGTCATTGGGCAGGCGTGCGAGTTTGACTATTCCGGTACGCAGGCTACTCGGGCGCTGAAAGAAGAGGGCTATCGCGTCATTCTGGTGAATTCCAATCCCGCCACCATCATGACTGATCCGAATCTGGCGCACCGAACCTACATCGAACCGATTACCACGGAATATGTTGCCGCTATCATCGAGAAGGAAAAACCGGACGCCATCCTTCCGACAGTTGGCGGTCAGACAGCGCTGAATCTGGCCATGGATTTGCATCGAGAGGGCGTCTTACAAAATCACAACGTGCAATTGATTGGTGCTCAGGTGGAGGCCATTGAGAAGGCGGAAAACAGGGAGCGCTTCAAGGAGACCATGGATGCGACCGGGATTGAGACGGCAAGGGGCGGATTCGTTTATTCGTGGCAGGAGGCGGAAACACTCATAAAGAAGATGGAGTTTCCTGTCATTATACGGCCCAGCTTTACGCTGGGCGGCACCGGCGGTTCTGTGGCTTACAACAGCGATGAGTTCCGGAAACTGGTGGAAAACGGTCTCAACGCCAGCCCTATCACGGAAGTGCTCATCGAAGAGTCCCTCTTGGGATGGAAAGAGTTTGAGTTAGAGGTGATCCGGGACAAGGCCGATAACGCCATCATCATCTGTTCTATTGAGAATGTCGATCCCATGGGTGTACACACCGGCGACTCTGTAACTGTAGCGCCGGCCATGACGCTCACGGACAAGGAATTCCAGCAGATGCGGAACTGGGCCATCCAGTGCCTACGTACCATCGGCGTGGAGACGGGTGGGTCGAACGTACAGTTTGCCGTGAATCCTGACACGGGGCGCATGATCATAATCGAGATGAATCCGCGCGTGAGCCGCTCATCGGCGCTGGCTTCAAAAGCGACAGGATTCCCCATTGCCAAGGTGGCGGCAAAACTGGCTGTCGGTTATACGCTGGACGAATTGCCCAACGATATTACGGGCAAGACGCTGGCGGCATTTGAGCCCACTATCGATTATATCGTTACGAAAGTGCCCCGGTTCGATTTTGAGAAATTCCCGTCGGCGTCTGGACACTTAGGTGTCCAGATGCAAAGTGTGGGAGAGGTGATGGCTATTGGGCGCACATTTCGCGAGTCGTTACAGAAAGCTTTCCGATCGCTGGAGGTGGGCCTTGACGGGCTGGAACCGAAACTTCCGGCAGCGGGCGATCCAGACGTAAGCCGCGCCCGCACTCTTGACATGACCACCCTGCGGTTCGCCTCCGCATTCCGACTGCTCAAAGTGCGGCAGGCATTCCTGGATGGGCAGTCGATAGAGGATGTCTTCAGCGAAACCAAGATCGATCCATGGTTCTTGCAGCAGATTCAGCAACTGGTGGAGGCGCAGGATTCCGATCGGCCGGAAGCGACCTTGCGTAGATTGAAGCATGATGGATTTTCCGACAAGCAGATTGGCCGCATGACAGGTGAGACAGAATCAGAGATTCGCCATAAGCGGAAGAAGGAGAAGGTTCTACCCATCTACAAAGTGGTGGATACGTGCGCAGCCGAATTCGAAGCAAGGACGCCATACTGTTATTCCACCTATGATGAGGAAAATGAGATCACACCTCTGGAATGCGAGTCCGAAGGAAGTTGTGGTAAAGTGATGATTCTGGGCGGCGGACCGAACAGGATCGGTCAGGGCATTGAATTCGATTACTGCTGTGTCCAGGCCGTCTTCGGGCTGAAAGAGATCGGCTACAAAACAATCATGGTCAACTGTAATCCCGAAACAGTCAGCACAGATTTCGATCTCGTGGATCGCCTTTATTTTGAGCCGGTCACCTACGAGGACGTGCTGAACATTGTAGAATTTGAAAAGCCGGACGGAGTGCTCGTGCAGTTCGGTGGACAGACACCGCTGAAGATCGCCAACGCCTTGGCTGATGCAGGCGTCCCCATCATCGGCACGTCGCCAGAGAACATCGACATGGCGGAGGACAGGGAAAAGTTTGGCGGCGTCGTGGATAGACTTGACGTGGTCTGCCCCAAATACGGAACGGGCCGGACGCTGGAAGAAGTGGTAGAGGTGGCAGAGCGGATTGGATTTCCGGTACTGGCCCGGCCAAGTTATGTCTTGGGCGGCCGCGCCATGGAGATTGTCTATTCAAAGGAGCAGCTCATTGACTATATTGCCCGGTCCGCTGACGTGACGGAAGGACATCCTATCCTGATTGATGAATTCTTAGAGGATGCCTTTGAATTTGATGTGGACGCACTCTGTGATGGAAAATCGGTTCATATTGGCGGCATCATGCAGCACATCGAAGAGGCGGGTATTCATTCTGGCGATTCAGCCTGTGTCCTGCCGCCATACAAGATTACCACAGCGGCTATGGAGGAGATCATCCGCATCACTGAGTCGCTCGCTCTGGAACTAAGAGTAGTGGGGTTGATAAACCTCCAGTTTGCCTACAAGGACGGACAGGTGTATGTGCTGGAAGTGAATCCCCGCGCCAGCCGCACGGTGCCGTTTGTGAGTAAAGCCACCAACGTTCCTCTGGCACGGATCGCAGCACAACTGGCCACGGGCAAGAGGTTGAATGAGTACGATCTGAAACCGTGGGATGACAATCATCATATAGCTGTTAAGGAAGCGGTGCTGCCGTTCAATAAATTTCCTGATGAGTCCATCTTTCTCAGTCCGGAGATGAAATCGACCGGAGAAGTTATGGGGATTTCCGGCACGTTCGGGCAGTCATTCAGGCGGGCGACCATCAGCGCCGGTAACGCTATTCCGCAAGAGGGGACGGTGTTCATCTCTGTGAACGACCGGGATAAGATGAACGTTATCCCCATTGCCAGAGATTTACACGAGATGGAGTTTACAGTCGTTGCCACATCAGGGACTGCGAAGGAACTGAACCGCAACGGCATCCCCGCCGAATCCATCTATAAGGTAGGCGAAGGAAGACCGAATGTGGTTGACGGGGTCAAGAATAGTGATATTCAGATGGTGATCAATACGCCCCTTGGACAGCAGTCGCGCTATGATGAGGAATCCATCGGCCGGGCGTGTATTCAGAAGGGCATCATGGTCATCACGACACTTTCTGGAGCGGCGGCGGCTGTGCGGGGAATCAGGACGTTACAGAGGGGGAAACTGACGGTGCGAAGCCTGCAAGAGTACTTCCCCTCCGACTGA
- a CDS encoding pyridoxal phosphate-dependent aminotransferase, with product MKNHAIPGFRPVPKTGVIYVMEKAKEVGYSSDDAEWANLGQGAPETSAFPDAPEREGYVKTDSGNQEYSPVPGLRALRQKVADFYNHFYRRGKSSKYTYQNVSISGGGRAALTRLAASLGNINMGHFIPDYTAYEELLSIFKAFTPLPILLSPESAYRISDESLTEEITGRGLSAILISNPCNPTGQLIEGENLREWVRLARDYRCTFIMDEFYSHYIYTHAVQDGMKIVSAAEYVEDVNTDPVIIVDGLTKNWRFPGWRISWTVAPEEVIERVASAGSFLDGGANNPFQEEAVRLLEPDYTERETKALQRVFLEKRDYLLSRLSKLDIDVEMEPAGAFYVWANLSKLPPPLDDGMNFFKEGLKEKVITVPGIFFDVNPGKRRSYARYQAYTRISFGPEMEELATGLDSVERMIDEYT from the coding sequence ATGAAAAATCATGCCATTCCCGGATTCAGACCGGTCCCCAAGACAGGCGTTATCTATGTAATGGAAAAGGCCAAGGAAGTGGGCTACAGTTCGGACGATGCGGAGTGGGCGAATTTAGGTCAGGGAGCGCCGGAGACATCGGCATTCCCCGATGCTCCTGAAAGAGAGGGTTACGTGAAAACCGATTCCGGTAATCAGGAATATTCACCCGTTCCCGGTCTGAGAGCGCTCAGACAGAAGGTGGCGGATTTCTACAATCACTTCTACCGCCGGGGGAAATCGTCGAAGTACACATATCAAAATGTCAGCATCTCCGGTGGAGGACGGGCAGCTCTTACACGGCTGGCGGCATCGTTGGGGAATATCAACATGGGGCACTTCATTCCGGACTACACTGCCTATGAAGAACTTCTGAGCATCTTTAAGGCGTTTACCCCGCTGCCGATCCTCCTGAGTCCGGAATCGGCCTACAGGATATCAGATGAGAGCCTGACGGAGGAGATTACGGGCCGGGGCCTCAGTGCGATCCTGATCAGCAATCCGTGCAATCCTACGGGTCAGCTCATTGAAGGTGAAAACCTCCGTGAATGGGTCCGGCTGGCGAGGGACTACCGGTGCACCTTTATCATGGACGAGTTTTATTCCCATTACATTTATACCCATGCGGTCCAGGATGGCATGAAGATAGTTTCAGCAGCGGAATATGTAGAGGACGTGAATACTGATCCCGTGATCATCGTAGACGGACTGACCAAGAATTGGCGGTTCCCGGGATGGCGCATCAGTTGGACGGTGGCCCCTGAGGAAGTGATTGAGCGGGTGGCGAGTGCAGGATCATTTCTTGACGGTGGCGCTAACAATCCATTTCAGGAGGAAGCTGTGCGCCTGTTGGAGCCTGACTACACCGAGAGGGAGACGAAAGCCCTCCAGCGGGTCTTCCTGGAGAAAAGAGATTATCTTCTCAGCCGCCTAAGTAAACTTGATATTGACGTGGAGATGGAACCCGCTGGGGCGTTCTACGTGTGGGCGAATCTTTCTAAGTTGCCGCCTCCCCTCGATGACGGGATGAACTTCTTCAAGGAAGGATTGAAAGAGAAGGTAATCACGGTGCCGGGAATCTTCTTCGATGTGAATCCAGGCAAGAGACGATCTTATGCCCGCTATCAGGCGTATACGCGGATCAGCTTTGGCCCGGAGATGGAAGAGCTTGCAACAGGGCTCGATTCCGTTGAGAGAATGATCGACGAATACACTTGA
- the deoC gene encoding deoxyribose-phosphate aldolase — MKYSYQELAKMIDHSLLHPTMTDQDLEDGCRLAAKYEVASVCIKPYAVKRAKELLEGSGVYVGCVIGFPHGNSCTESKRYETELACRDGADEIDMVVNLGKALSGNWEYVEQDVKTVCDEAHQHGAKVKAIFENDFLTEGGAGLDSDDFKKKLCQICERAGADWVKTSTGYGFVKQADGNYSYKGATEHDLALMRSSCSEKVQVKAAGGVRDLDGLIKVRDLGGTRCGATATAEILDDYRQRETAGESPKNDGELGTGGY; from the coding sequence ATGAAATATAGCTACCAAGAACTCGCCAAGATGATCGACCACTCCCTCCTGCACCCGACGATGACGGATCAGGATCTGGAAGACGGTTGCCGCCTCGCCGCCAAGTACGAAGTCGCCTCCGTCTGCATAAAGCCCTACGCCGTCAAGCGGGCCAAGGAACTGCTCGAGGGTAGCGGTGTCTACGTGGGATGCGTCATCGGGTTTCCCCACGGCAACTCCTGCACCGAGTCCAAGCGATACGAGACCGAGCTGGCCTGCCGGGACGGAGCCGACGAGATCGACATGGTGGTCAACCTCGGCAAGGCCCTCAGCGGAAACTGGGAATACGTGGAGCAAGACGTCAAAACCGTCTGCGACGAGGCCCACCAACACGGGGCTAAAGTGAAGGCGATTTTTGAGAACGATTTCCTAACCGAGGGCGGCGCCGGACTGGACAGCGACGACTTCAAGAAGAAGCTTTGCCAAATCTGCGAACGAGCCGGGGCGGATTGGGTGAAGACCTCCACCGGATACGGTTTCGTCAAGCAAGCGGACGGCAACTACTCCTACAAGGGAGCCACTGAGCACGACCTCGCCCTGATGCGCTCCAGTTGCTCCGAAAAAGTCCAGGTCAAGGCGGCCGGCGGTGTGCGCGACCTCGACGGCCTCATCAAGGTGCGCGACTTAGGCGGCACCCGCTGCGGAGCGACCGCCACGGCGGAGATACTCGATGATTATCGCCAACGCGAAACGGCCGGGGAGTCCCCAAAAAACGACGGAGAACTCGGAACCGGCGGCTATTGA
- the hisG gene encoding ATP phosphoribosyltransferase, translated as MNQVLNLGLPKGSLQESTFSLLKRAGWNFVVSARAYKPYCDDPEMEALLIRAQEMSAYVEQGIFDVGITGLDWVVENGSDVVEVCELVYAKSYMRTVRWVLAVPEDSAVKTVHDLHGKHISTEVVNITKDYLAHYDVTAEVEFSWGATEVKPGLLTDAIVEVTETGTSLRANKLRVVDTVMESSTRLIANKEAYEDQWKKGKIDNIARLLQSSIVAASRVGLKMNVTNENLQAIIDVLPAMKTPTVSPLYNGSGAAVEVIVEEETVRDIIPCLVEMGATDIIEYPLNKVIP; from the coding sequence ATGAATCAGGTATTGAATTTGGGTTTGCCGAAGGGGAGTCTTCAGGAGAGTACATTTAGTCTGCTGAAGCGGGCGGGCTGGAACTTCGTCGTTTCTGCCCGGGCGTACAAACCGTATTGCGACGATCCAGAGATGGAAGCCCTTCTCATCCGGGCGCAGGAGATGTCGGCTTACGTGGAACAGGGCATTTTTGATGTGGGTATTACCGGTCTGGACTGGGTTGTTGAAAACGGGTCTGATGTGGTAGAGGTGTGCGAGCTTGTTTACGCCAAATCCTACATGAGGACTGTGCGGTGGGTGCTTGCGGTTCCGGAAGATTCCGCAGTGAAGACAGTACACGATCTTCACGGCAAGCACATCAGCACCGAAGTGGTCAACATTACGAAAGACTATCTTGCGCACTACGACGTCACCGCCGAGGTGGAATTTTCCTGGGGCGCCACAGAGGTGAAGCCGGGGCTCTTGACGGATGCGATTGTTGAAGTGACGGAGACCGGTACCTCACTGAGGGCGAACAAGCTCCGTGTCGTAGATACCGTCATGGAGTCGTCCACCCGCCTCATCGCCAACAAGGAAGCATATGAAGATCAGTGGAAGAAAGGCAAGATTGATAATATTGCCCGCCTGCTCCAGAGTTCTATCGTCGCGGCCTCCCGGGTGGGATTGAAGATGAATGTGACGAACGAAAACTTGCAGGCAATCATAGATGTGCTCCCCGCCATGAAGACTCCCACGGTAAGTCCACTCTATAACGGTTCCGGTGCCGCGGTGGAGGTCATTGTTGAGGAAGAGACAGTGCGGGACATTATACCATGTCTTGTTGAGATGGGCGCCACAGACATCATAGAGTATCCTCTCAATAAGGTAATTCCGTGA